In Anopheles arabiensis isolate DONGOLA chromosome 2, AaraD3, whole genome shotgun sequence, the genomic window AGCAGATCCCGATCGTGCACAGCGAATCGTACAGCAGCCACGACGGTAGCTACAAGTTTGCGTACGAGTCGGGCAACGGTATTACCGCGCAGGAGGAAGGCTTCGTGAAGAACGCGGGCAGCAAGGACCATGAGGTGCAGGTCGCCCACGGTTCGTACTCGTACACCGATCCCCATGGTGTCCCGGTGTCGCTGAGCTATGTGGCCGATGAGAACGGTTTCCAGGTGCAGGGCTCGCACGTCCCGACGCCGCCCCCAGTCCCGAAGGAGCTGGTCGATGCGTACGCCAAGGCCGCCAGCCAGCCCCAGAGCCACGACGAGCCGGAATACGCTCAGCCCGCCCAGCAGCACGGATACAGTGCCTACTAAGGTGTgacaagaaagagagagaaagagagagagagaggctagTGCTGTTGCACCTGGTAAAAGCAGTAGTGGCTAGTGAACAGCAGGACTGTGGAGCTGTTAATCTCAATACCAACACTGACTGACTTCGGGGTCATCGATAACTCGTGCTCCgatcgttttattttgctgatGTGTAACCCAAAACATATAGTATGTGAtatataaaacaattttaaagaaaatttaaatacttttgtgtgttttatttagtATTTACGTGTACGGAAAAAGGGTTTCAATATTAC contains:
- the LOC120894878 gene encoding endocuticle structural glycoprotein SgAbd-2-like — encoded protein: MKMFITASLGVLLVASLAAADQYHHAPEYDHAPAKQIPIVHSESYSSHDGSYKFAYESGNGITAQEEGFVKNAGSKDHEVQVAHGSYSYTDPHGVPVSLSYVADENGFQVQGSHVPTPPPVPKELVDAYAKAASQPQSHDEPEYAQPAQQHGYSAY